From a single Lineus longissimus chromosome 16, tnLinLong1.2, whole genome shotgun sequence genomic region:
- the LOC135500755 gene encoding adrenocorticotropic hormone receptor-like encodes MTTGGGFLFNLELELSEEDRAWLAALRNRSKIKIESTNETMFGNWLDNLNGDPVDEDLNWEHFKKPPIIIAIILSTLAIAINILSIVVIYNVRGHLSAILRLTVSLIMSDMMVCICILTKLMTENYYSGDNSKCAEPLIRAFRMSSHVISLMNLLGMTSDLHLAIHRPLQYHSYFSKRKVNIMIVLFWIFSFTVGFSDFYIPSEMWITCQGSELKTYCQRVTCSKYDAEYALFVIIFIVVLILSVLYVRIYIVIRKQQYGNEAGRAPQYVRRNRKGLITTVLILATTLICFLPYVLLELILTIQIRINHLAIFRHIPNMLKADSYLFDLMLFNSLLDPIIYAARMRDVQEGYRRLFRINSGERRQQYSFSRSGTVVVERTVATALQTMSMRRGTEEDGDKEVLTPNNCNHGDHVDIQINNHNSLVVTRTPPGSPHRTSEEESPDFDDYRLVREDKDKHLYM; translated from the coding sequence ATGACCACTGGTGGTGGCTTCTTATTCAATCTAGAATTGGAATTATCAGAAGAAGACAGGGCGTGGTTGGCAGCACTACGGAATAGATCAAAGATAAAAATTGAGTCGACAAACGAAACAATGTTTGGAAACTGGTTGGATAATCTAAACGGGGACCCAGTAGATGAAGACTTGAATTGGGAGCATTTTAAGAAACCTCCCATCATCATTGCAATTATTTTGAGTACGCTTGCGATCGCGATAAATATTCTATCAATAGTTGTGATTTATAATGTGCGGGGTCATTTATCAGCAATTCTACGCTTGACAGTAAGCTTGATCATGTCCGACATGATGGTATGTATTTGTATCCTGACGAAACTTATGACAGAGAATTATTACAGTGGCGACAACTCAAAGTGTGCGGAGCCGCTGATACGAGCATTCCGAATGTCATCACATGTGATTAGCCTTATGAATCTGTTAGGAATGACATCAGACCTTCATCTTGCAATACACCGGCCACTGCAATATCATAGCTATTTCAGCAAACGGAAAGTTAACATTATGATTGTCCTCTTTTGGATATTTTCATTCACGGTCGGTTTTTCTGATTTCTATATCCCGAGTGAGATGTGGATTACGTGCCAGGGGTCTGAGTTGAAGACGTACTGCCAGCGTGTCACTTGCAGTAAATATGATGCCGAGTATGCACTCtttgtcatcatcttcatcgtcgtgTTAATACTAAGTGTTTTATACGTCCGCATCTATATTGTGATACGAAAACAGCAATATGGGAACGAGGCTGGCCGCGCACCTCAATACGTACGTCGAAATCGCAAAGGCCTCATAACGACTGTCCTCATTTTAGCTACAACTTTGATCTGTTTCCTTCCATATGTTTTACTAGAACTCATCCTTACGATACAAATACGCATTAATCATCTTGCTATTTTCCGTCACATCCCTAATATGTTGAAAGCCGATTCATATCTATTTGACCTAATGCTGTTTAATTCACTGCTGGATCCAATCATCTATGCCGCTAGGATGCGCGACGTCCAAGAAGGATATCGGCGACTGTTCCGCATCAACTCTGGGGAAAGGCGCCAACAGTATAGTTTTAGTCGATCAGGGACTGTGGTTGTTGAAAGAACAGTTGCAACCGCCTTACAGACGATGTCCATGCGTCGGGGGACGGAGGAGGATGGGGACAAGGAAGTGTTAACTCCAAATAATTGCAATCATGGTGATCACGTCGATATTCAAATCAATAATCACAATTCCTTAGTTGTGACTCGAACACCCCCAGGCTCCCCCCATAGGACATCAGAAGAGGAAAGCCCTGACTTTGATGATTATCGATTGGTTAGGGAAGACAAAGAcaaacatttgtacatgtag